Proteins encoded in a region of the Salminus brasiliensis chromosome 2, fSalBra1.hap2, whole genome shotgun sequence genome:
- the LOC140545618 gene encoding protocadherin gamma-A4-like isoform X1 translates to MAGLCSLFIYRCSYSVFISTCLKPLLVLHFFVLVFSHGQVRYSIPEEMNKGSVVGNIMLDLGLDVNRLKSGRARIFTEDSREYIGLNVDKGTLVVRERIDREELCAQVTLCSLHFQIILENPMELHRIDVEILDSNDHAPVFTKKEMKFNISELALPGARYSLDSAKDPDVGQNSLQTYKLHPTDFFILKIPALSDDTKYVEMVLQKPLDREKQEEHKLILTAFDGGIPQKSGTIKINIIVLDANDNAPVFTESVYRVSVQENIAKGLVVVTVSATDADQGTNGDVKYSFSQSSESVSELFDIDSNTGLITVSGLLDFEKIKKYELYVEATDKGGLTDTSKVNIEITDVNDNAPTINVISFLNPVAEDAPPETTIAMLSAKDLDSGRNGQVRCTVDSNVPFKIKSSSSNFYTLVTDQFLDREKRSEYNITIRATDEGSPSFSTNKTLNLKISDVNDNAPVFQRQSYTAYVLENNTPGVSIFAVTAADKDSGNNARISYFLEDVLVNGVSASTYISVNAESGEIIAGRSFDYEQTKEFHIRVKAQDGGNPPLSSNVSVKIVIQDQNDNAPQVLYPVQTGGSLVAEMVPRSAEVGYLVTKVVAVDVDSGQNAWLSYKLQKATDRPLFEVGLQNGEIRTVRQVTDKDAVKQKLTVVVEDNGRPSRSATVNINVVVADSFPEVLSEFSDFTHEKDYNDNLTFYLVLALAVVSFLFIVSIIAILSVKCYRWRRERMFYKSGANLPVIPYYPPLYADVGGNGTLQHVYNYEYCRTTDSRKSDLKFARPSTENISLDTSGTDSLTHVQRKKLVHIDSDTQVKLLVLLSFVLDVVHGQVRYSIPEEMNKGSIVGHILQDLGLDVKRLKSGRARIFTEDSREYIGLNVDKGTLVVQERIDREELCAQVTPCSLHFQIIIENPMELHRIDVEILDINDHAPVFARKQIDFEISESAVHGARFSLDNARDPDVGLNTLQRYTLNPTDHFTLKELSRSDGTKYVEMVLQTPLDREQQEEHKLLLTAFDGGTPQKSGTVKITVVVIDANDNPPMFSQPVYRIFLPENAPRSSIAVTVKATDMDKGAYGDVTYSFSQSTGVEAIDLFSIDSVNGAIKVNGLLDFEKSKLYELNVEAKDKGGLTDTSKILLEITDVNDNAPVISIISFSNPIPEDSAPETVIAMLNIKDMDSGKNGQIRCSVNSELPFRIKSTSSNFYTLVTNQFLDREKRSEYNITIKATDEGSPSFSTNKTLNLKISDVNDNAPVFQRQSYTAYVLENNTPGVSIFAVTAADKDSGNNARISYFLEDVLVNGVSASTYISVNAVSGEIIAVRSFDYEQSKEFHIRVKAQDGGNPPLSNNVSVKIVIQDQNDNAPQVLYPVQTGGSLVAEIVPRSAEVGYLVTKVVAVDVDSGQNSWLSYKLQRTTDRALFEVGLQNGEIRTVRQVIDKDAVKQKLTVVVEDNGQPSRSATVNINVAVAGSFPEVLSEFTDFTNDKDYNENLTFYLVLALAVVSFLFIVSIIAILSVKCYRWRRERMFYKSGANLPVIPYYPPLYADLGGTGTLQHVNNYEVCRMADSRNSDLKYTGPVSESIISLDNSGTHALTYLKREKQVCEDQQKPPNADWRFTQNQRPGPSGAAATPEVAVGTGPWPNPPTEAEQIQALMAAANEVSEATNTLGPGTMGLSTRYSPQFTLQHVPDYRQNVYIPGSTATLTANPQQHQQLQQLQQLQQLQQPQQPQQPQQALPPPQASAIQPEPPKAAQTPASKKKSTKKEKK, encoded by the exons ATGGCCGGTCTTTgttctctctttatttataGATGTAGCTACTCCGTCTTTATTTCGACATGTTTGAAGCCGCTTCTCGTTCTTCATTTCTTTGTCCTGGTCTTTTCACATGGGCAGGTCCGTTATTCTATTCCTGAGGAGATGAATAAGGGATCTGTTGTGGGAAACATCATGCTGGATCTCGGATTGGATGTTAATAGACTGAAGTCTGGTCGAGCACGGATTTTTACCGAGGACAGTCGTGAGTACATAGGTCTAAATGTGGACAAAGGAACTCtggtagtgagagagaggatagaTAGAGAGGAGCTGTGCGCCCAGGTCACTCTATGCTCCTTACATTTTCAGATCATTTTAGAAAACCCAATGGAGCTGCATAGAATTGATGTAGAAATACTAGATAGCAATGATCACGCGCCTGTATTTACGAAAAAGGAGATGAAATTTAATATTAGTGAATTAGCTCTGCCTGGAGCTCGTTATTCGCTTGACAGCGCTAAAGACCCTGACGTAGGTCAAAATTCTCTCCAAACGTATAAGCTTCATCCAACTGATTTCTTTATACTTAAAATCCCTGCACTTTCTGACGACACAAAATATGTTGAGATGGTTTTGCAAAAGCCTCTAGACAGGGAGAAGCAAGAGGAGCACAAGCTAATTTTGACTGCTTTTGATGGTGGTATTCCCCAAAAATCAGGCaccataaaaataaacattattgtTCTTGATGCAAATGACAACGCTCCAGTTTTCACTGAGTCGGTTTATAGAGTTTCTGTCCAGGAGAATATTGCAAAAGGCTTAGTTGTTGTAACAGTAAGCGCTACGGATGCTGATCAGGGAACCAATGGGGATGTCAAATATTCTTTTTCTCAAAGCAGTGAGAGCGTATCAGAGCTTTTCGATATTGACAGCAATACCGGGCTCATTACAGTAAGTGGGCTCTTAGATtttgagaaaataaaaaagtatgaGTTATACGTCGAAGCAACAGACAAGGGAGGATTAACTGACACCAGTAAGGTAAATATTGAAATAACGGATGTAAATGACAACGCCCCGACCATAAACGTAATTTCATTCTTGAACCCAGTTGCAGAGGATGCGCCTCCCGAAACAACAATTGCAATGCTAAGCGCCAAAGATTTAGATTCGGGGAGAAACGGGCAAGTTAGATGTACAGTAGATTCAAATGTGCCATTTAAAATTAAATCCTCCTCTTCTAATTTCTACACTTTAGTCACCGATCAGTTTTTAGATCGAGAGAAACGCTctgaatataatataactataaGAGCTACTGATGAGGGTTCTCCTTCATTTTctactaataaaacactgaatctGAAAATATCTGATGTGAATGACAACGCCCCTGTGTTCCAGCGTCAGTCGTACACCGCTTATGTGCTGGAGAATAACACACCTGGAGTGTCTATATTTGCAGTGACAGCAGCCGATAAAGACTCTGGTAACAATGCTCGTATTTCCTATTTTCTTGAAGATGTTCTCGTGAATGGAGTCTCTGCCTCAACTTATATTTCAGTGAATGCAGAGAGTGGAGAGATCATTGCAGGTCGCTCTTTTGATTACGAGCAAACTAAAGAGTTTCATATTCGCGTAAAAGCGCAGGACGGAGGAAATCCTCCTCTCAGCAGCAATGTAAGTGTGAAGATAGTGATTCAGGACCAGAACGACAACGCACCTCAGGTTCTGTACCCAGTTCAGACTGGTGGCTCTTTGGTGGCTGAAATGGTGCCTCGTTCAGCAGAGGTGGGCTATCTCGTAACTAAAGTGGTGGCTGTTGATGTGGACTCTGGACAGAACGCATGGCTCTCCTATAAACTGCAGAAAGCCACAGACAGGCCATTGTTTGAAGTGGGCTTACAGAATGGAGAAATAAGAACTGTGCGCCAGGTGACCGATAAAGATGCTGTGAAGCAGAAGCTCACTGTTGTAGTGGAGGACAACGGACGGCCCTCTCGTTCAGCTACAGTCAATATTAACGTCGTGGTGGCGGACAGTTTTCCTGAAGTGCTCTCAGAGTTCTCTGACTTTACACACGAAAAGGATTACAACGATAACCTGACTTTTTATCTAGTCTTGGCCTTGGCTGTGGTTTCGTTTCTCTTTATTGTGTCCATCATAGCCATACTCTCAGTCAAATGCTACAGATGGAGACGTGAGAGGATGTTTTACAAATCCGGTGCCAATCTGCCAGTCATTCCATATTACCCACCTCTTTACGCAGACGTAGGGGGCAACGGAACTTTACAGCATGTGTATAATTATGAGTATTGCAGAACGACCGACTCCAGAAAGAGTGACCTGAAATTTGCCAGACCGTCCACTGAGAACATTAGTTTGGACACTAGTGGAACAGACTCGCTCACTCATGTGCAGAGGAAGAAACTGGTCCATATTGATTCTGACACTCAG GTGAAGCTTCTCGTCCTCTTGTCCTTTGTCCTGGACGTTGTGCACGGACAGGTCCGTTATTCCATTCCTGAGGAGATGAATAAGGGCTCTATTGTGGGACACATCCTGCAGGATCTCGGTTTGGATGTTAAAAGACTGAAATCTGGTCGAGCCCGGATCTTTACGGAGGACAGTCGTGAGTACATCGGTCTAAATGTGGATAAAGGGACTTTGGTTGTGCAAGAGAGGATAGATAGAGAGGAGCTGTGCGCCCAGGTCACTCCATGCTCCTTACATTTTCAGATCATTATAGAAAACCCGATGGAGCTGCATAGAATTGATGTGGAAATATTGGATATAAATGACCATGCCCCTGTTTTTGCAAGAAAGCAAATCGATTTTGAAATAAGTGAGTCAGCCGTCCATGGAGCTCGTTTTTCTTTAGATAATGCGCGTGACCCTGATGTAGGTTTAAATACATTGCAGAGATACACCCTCAACCCAACCgatcattttacattgaaagAATTATCTCGAAGCGATGGAACAAAGTACGTTGAGATGGTTTTGCAAACACCGTTAGACAGAGAACAACAAGAAGAGCATAAATTACTATTGACAGCATTTGATGGAGGCACTCCTCAAAAATCTGGAACTGTTAAAATTACCGTCGTTGTTATTGATGCAAACGACAATCCTCCCATGTTCAGTCAGCCTGTTTACCGCATATTCTTGCCAGAAAATGCCCCGAGAAGTAGCATAGCTGTCACAGTTAAAGCTACAGACATGGACAAAGGAGCATACGGAGATGTTACATATTCATTTTCACAGAGCACTGGAGTCGAGGCCATAGACTTATTCAGTATTGATTCTGTAAATGGAGCAATAAAAGTGAATGGTCTCTTAGATTTTGAGAAATCTAAACTTTATGAACTTAATGTTGAGGCCAAGGACAAAGGCGGACTAACTGATACCAGCAAGATACTGTTAGAAATCACTGATGTAAATGATAACGCTCCTGTTATCAGCATTATCTCATTTTCTAATCCCATCCCAGAGGATTCTGCCCCAGAGACTGTTATAGCgatgctgaatattaaagacatggACTCCGGGAAAAACGGACAGATTAGATGTTCAGTTAATTCAGAATTACCATTTCGCATTAAATCCACCTCCTCTAATTTCTACACTTTAGTCACCAATCAGTTTTTAGATCGAGAGAAACGTTctgaatataatataactataaaAGCTACTGATGAGGGTTCCCCTTCATTCTctactaataaaacactgaatctGAAAATATCTGATGTGAATGACAACGCCCCTGTGTTCCAGCGTCAGTCGTACACCGCTTATGTGCTGGAGAATAACACACCTGGAGTGTCTATATTTGCAGTGACAGCAGCCGATAAAGACTCTGGTAACAATGCTCGTATTTCCTATTTTCTTGAAGATGTTCTCGTGAACGGAGTTTCTGCCTCGACTTATATTTCAGTGAATGCAGTTTCCGGAGAGATCATTGCTGTTCGCTCTTTTGATTACGAGCAAAGCAAAGAGTTTCATATTCGCGTAAAAGCGCAGGACGGAGGAAATCCTCCTCTCAGCAacaatgtgagtgtgaagataGTGATTCAGGACCAAAACGACAACGCGCCTCAGGTTCTGTACCCAGTGCAGACTGGTGGCTCATTGGTGGCTGAAATTGTGCCTCGTTCAGCAGAGGTGGGCTATCTCGTGACCAAAGTGGTGGCAGTTGATGTGGACTCTGGACAGAATTCCTGGCTCTCCTATAAACTACAGAGAACCACAGACAGGGCACTGTTTGAAGTGGGCTTACAGAATGGAGAAATAAGAACAGTGCGCCAGGTGATCGATAAAGATGCTGTGAAGCAGAAGCTCACTGTTGTAGTGGAGGACAACGGGCAGCCCTCTCGTTCAGCTACAGTCAATATTAACGTGGCGGTGGCGGGCAGTTTCCCTGAAGTGCTCTCGGAGTTCACTGACTTTACGAACGACAAGGATTACAACGAAAACCTGACTTTTTATCTAGTCTTGGCCTTGGCTGTAGTTTCGTTTCTCTTCATCGTGTCCATCATAGCCATACTGTCAGTAAAATGCTACAGATGGAGACGTGAGAGGATGTTTTACAAATCTGGTGCCAATCTGCCGGTTATTCCATATTATCCACCCCTTTACGCAGATTTAGGGGGCACAGGAACTTTGCAGCATGTGAATAATTATGAAGTCTGCAGAATGGCTGACTCAAGAAACAGTGATCTGAAATATACCGGACCTGTTAGTGAGAGCATCATTAGTTTGGACAACAGTGGAACACACGCTCTTACGTATTTGAAGCGGGAGAAACAGGTCTGTGAAGATCAG
- the LOC140549627 gene encoding protocadherin gamma-A3-like → MCSLDITVSGIVIESMLSLGRSGFSFRLQVQALTLLLAADVILGQIRYSIPEELKIGSFVGNVAEDLGLDAHRMKMSGARIVSNDNNEFITLDLDKGFLLVRERIDREQLCGQTSPCSLSLEIIVTNQMQLHSVVLEILDVNDNAPSFTEKEIQLEVSESVQPGTHILQESAVDHDVGKNSLQGYTLHPTDKFNVKMQSGPDGSKYAELYLHAPLDREKEDSLLLTLTAFDGGEPQSKTVTLKISDVNDNNPMFEEQFYSAFVMENNAPGASIFSVKAKDVDCNQNARISYLLIDGQFNGEPVSSYVSVDVESGIIYSRRSFDYEQTKTLEFLVKAQDGGSPSLSSNATVKLNIQDENDNAPQILFPVQSGGFAVAEMVPRSAEVGYLVTKVVAVDVDSGQNSWLSYKLQKATDRSLFEVGLQNGEIRTVRQVIDKDAVKQKLTVVVEDNGQPSRSATVNLNVAVADSFPDVLSEFTDFTHDKDYNDNLTFYLVLALAVVSFLFIVSIIVILSVKCYRWRRERMFYKSGANLPVIPYYPPLYADVGGTGTLQHVYNYEVCRTTDSRKSDLKYARPSSESINSLDTSGTHTLTSAHRDKQVHDGSSYQVVIVNLEE, encoded by the exons ATGTGCTCCCTCGACATAACCGTTTCTGGAATCGTCATCGAATCTATGCTCAGCCTTGGGCGGAGTGGATTTTCGTTCAGGCTGCAGGTACAGGCCTTAACACTTCTTCTAGCCGCTGATGTGATTTTGGGACAGATCCGCTACTCCATCCCAGAGGAGCTGAAAATTGGCTCTTTTGTCGGAAATGTGGCGGAAGATTTGGGTTTAGATGCACACCGGATGAAAATGAGTGGTGCTCGCATTGTTAGCAACGATAACAACGAGTTTATAACCCTGGATTTAGACAAAGGGTTTCTATTGGTCAGAGAGAGGATAGacagagagcagctctgtgGGCAGACCTCACCATGTAGTCTCAGTCTCGAAATAATTGTTACAAATCAGATGCAGCTTCACAGCGTTGTGTTGGAGATATTAGACGTGAACGACAACGCGCCTTCCTTTACTGAGAAGGAGATACAATTAGAAGTGTCTGAATCGGTGCAACCGGGGACACATATTTTACAGGAGAGTGCAGTAGACCACGACGTTGGTAAAAATTCTCTTCAGGGATATACTTTACATCCGACTGATAAATTCAACGTTAAAATGCAGTCTGGTCCCGACGGCAGTAAGTACGCGGAGCTTTATTTACATGCGCCattagacagagagaaagaggacagTCTCTTACTCACATTGACTGCCTTCGACGGCGGAGAGCCTCAAAG CAAAACGGTCACACTTAAAATATCTGATGTGAATGACAACAATCCCATGTTTGAAGAGCAATTTTATTCCGCCTTTGTGATGGAGAACAACGCTCCCGGAGCGTCTATATTTTCAGTCAAAGCTAAAGATGTAGATTGCAACCAGAATGCCCGAATTTCATATCTGCTAATAGACGGACAGTTCAACGGAGAACCAGTGTCGTCTTACGTTTCAGTGGATGTGGAGAGCGGCATCATATATTCAAGACGCTCCTTTGATTATGAACAAACTAAAACGCTAGAATTCCTTGTAAAAGCGCAAGACGGAGGATCGCCGTCACTAAGCAGCAACGCCACTGTGAAACTCAACATACAAGACGAGAACGACAACGCTCCTCAGATTCTGTTCCCAGTTCAAAGTGGTGGCTTTGCGGTGGCTGAAATGGTTCCTCGTTCAGCAGAGGTGGGCTATCTCGTGACCAAAGTGGTGGCTGTTGATGTGGACTCTGGACAGAATTCCTGGCTCTCCTATAAACTGCAGAAGGCCACAGACAGGTCGCTGTTTGAAGTGGGCTTACAGAATGGAGAAATAAGAACAGTGCGCCAGGTGATCGATAAAGATGCTGTGAAGCAGAAGCTCACTGTTGTAGTGGAGGACAACGGGCAGCCCTCTCGTTCAGCTACAGTCAATCTTAACGTGGCGGTGGCGGACAGCTTCCCTGACGTGCTCTCGGAGTTCACTGACTTTACACACGACAAGGATTACAACGACAACCTGACTTTTTATCTAGTCCTGGCCTTGGCTGTAGTTTCGTTTCTCTTCATCGTGTCCATAATAGTCATACTCTCAGTCAAATGCTACAGATGGAGACGTGAGAGAATGTTTTACAAATCCGGTGCCAATCTGCCAGTGATTCCGTATTATCCACCCCTTTACGCAGATGTAGGGGGCACGGGGACTCTACAGCATGTGTATAATTATGAGGTCTGCAGAACGACTGACTCCAGAAAGAGTGATCTAAAATATGCCCGACCTTCCAGTGAGAGCATCAATAGTTTGGACACCagtggaacacacacactcacgtctGCGCATAGAGATAAACAGGTCCATGATGGTTCTAGTTATCAG GTTGTCATTGTGAATTTAGAGGAGTAG